In Phoenix dactylifera cultivar Barhee BC4 unplaced genomic scaffold, palm_55x_up_171113_PBpolish2nd_filt_p 000727F, whole genome shotgun sequence, a single genomic region encodes these proteins:
- the LOC103714802 gene encoding CDT1-like protein a, chloroplastic: MEDNNCEKQTPIQFKCKKILPGVSSNESSSAAIQIVNADKNEDHVSIFASPTPEKPEWGSKSEVITSFARKKLVGSFQDEDVIGQSAVSHESTRLISDEDSLVSNFSEHSTHVLSTLLKDKSVELPDKYKALVDLFNRMESSIRLLHLRKKLPTFQNIRTQVEVLTKRKFFCRHLAQMKYVFPEAIQIEKILIHDEKSLCMNPDMKITLLLDVVECTHPEQSISKALCQAFHERLLDFFNTHPEGTEIPEAMLPEPFNPTTNPSLFLKRLSDESSSELPRTTLVDLEPLSSASHFPSSFQRQFSQKVIMPETQRSQLLSATESMESISSDDKARGNRGSPQKQERSSSVLTLKASAEGISTPNRYMVSHHSESTPAKANSSLDNVMTETPAQQTPKRPMPTPHDKMLIGIEKTASEFRFTSSARRSLIYSPSKTEGSMITPVVSMAEQNKTMQYSSHQAGKEISESLINPCVVHDVGPSTIEDHEVNQMGRRKRQEMLACLPDIFDTICIISRSTDCSLITKQELVHKILSNNLEIEETREVEEQLELLEELVPDWIRKKAVYSGDFLYCIKQTSDPKSVRARLVEAV; encoded by the exons ATGGAGGATAACAATTGCGAGAAGCAAACTCCTATTCAATTCAAGTGTAAAAAGATACTTCCTGGAGTAAGCTCAAATGAGTCGAGTTCTGCAGCTATACAGATTGTGAATGCCGACAAGAATGAAGATCATGTCAGTATCTTTGCATCTCCAACACCTGAGAAACCTGAATGGGGTAGCAAGTCAGAAGTCATTACTTCTTTTGCTAGGAAAAAACTTGTTGGGAGTTTCCAGGATGAAGATGTCATTGGTCAATCAGCTGTCAGTCATGAAAGCACTCGCTTGATCAGTGATGAAGATTCATTGGTTTCAAATTTCTCTGAACACAGCACTCATGTGCTCAGCACATTGCTCAAAGATAAATCAGTTGAACTTCCAGACAA atATAAGGCTTTGGTCGACCTTTTTAATCGAATGGAGAGTTCTATAAGGTTGCTTCACCTACGGAAGAAACTACCAACTTTCCAGAACATTCGGACTCAGGTGGAGGTATTAACAAAAAG GAAATTCTTCTGCAGGCATCTTGCGCAAATGAAATATGTGTTTCCTGAAGCCATTCAGATAGAGAAGATACTAATACATGATGAGAAAAGTTTATGTATGAATCCAGATATGAAGATTACTCTGTTATTGGATGTTGTAGAATGTACACATCCTGAACAGTCCATATCGAAGGCTTTATGCCAAGCTTTTCATGAAAGACTGTTAGATTTCTTCAATACACATCCTGAG GGTACTGAAATCCCAGAAGCCATGCTACCAGAGCCATTCAATCCTACTACAAACCCTAGTTTATTTCTTAAAAGGTTGTCTGATGAATCATCCAGTGAATTACCACGAACAACTTTAGTTGACCTGGAGCCATTATCAAGTGCTTCTCATTTTCCTTCATCTTTCCAACGGCAGTTTTCCCAGAAAGTTATTATGCCAGAAACACAAAGAAGTCAACTACTTTCTGCCACAGAATCAATGGAATCTATAAGCAGTGACGATAAAGCAAGAGGAAACAGGGGGAGTCCTCAGAAACAGGAGAGATCTTCTTCTGTTTTAACTCTCAAGGCTTCTGCGGAAGGGATCTCAACTCCAAATCGCTATATGGTTTCTCATCATTCTGAGAGCACTCCAGCAAAAGCTAACTCAAGCTTAGATAATGTGATGACAGAAACTCCAGCACAGCAGACGCCTAAAAGACCAATGCCCACGCCACATGACAAGATGCTTATTGGGATTGAAAAAACAGCTTCTGAATTTAGGTTCACCAGTTCAGCTCGTAGGTCATTGATCTACTCACcttcaaaaactgaaggaagtaTGATAACTCCAGTTGTCTCTATGGCTGAACAGAACAAAACCATGCAATATTCTTCCCATCAAGCTGGAAAAGAAATTAGTGAATCCCTTATCAACCCATGTGTG GTACATGATGTTGGACCTAGCACTATTGAAGATCATGAGGTGAATCAAATGGGAAGAAGGAAGCGCCAAGAAATGCTAGCTTGTTTACCAGATATATTTGACACAATTTGTATCATTTCTCGATCCACCGACTGTTCTTTAATCACGAAACAGGAGCTTGTGCACAAGATACTCTCTAATAATTTAGAGATCGAGGAGACAA GAGAAGTGGAAGAGCAGTTGGAATTATTAGAAGAGCTGGTTCCAGATTGGATTCGTAAGAAGGCTGTATATAGTGGGGATTTTCTTTATTG TATTAAACAAACATCTGATCCAAAATCAGTCCGTGCAAGGCTGGTTGAAGCCGTGTGA